GATGGGCATGACTTCAACGCCTTGTAATTGCATGGCTAATGTAGCAACTTTGTTACCCGCATAACCATACACGACATTAGATTGAATTGATAAAACGGTTTTCATAGATAGTTGCCTTTTATTCATCGTAATAGTGATACTTACTTAAAAGATAGATGCTTATAATCGATAGCAATGCTAAACCACAATAAAATAAGGCGAGTGGTAACCAGTAAGTTTTATAGGTATAAATAATGTATGCTCCTATCATTGGGATTAAACTACCAAATATGGCAGCGCAACCTTGATAGCTCATCGATAGACCAGTATAGCGAATTCTGGTTGGAAAAATTCGGCTTAAATAACCCGCTATCACACCATAAAAACCACTGTAGCAAATCACATTTAACGAAATACCAATAATAAAGCTGATTTTAGTTCCTGATTGAATAATCGGGAATAATAAAAAGACTGATGCCATAGCCAAAATGGCTGACACAATTAAAAAGCGCGTTGCCGAAAACTTTTCTGAAAAATAAGAGATAAAAGGCTGAGCAATAAAGTGCACGACGGCTATCCAAAATAACGCATCAACGATAGTCTTTTTTTCAACACCGAGAGCCATAGTTGTATAACCAATCATTAGCGTATTAGAAAATATGCCACTAAATGACAGCACATTGGCACAAATGGCTAATACCAGTATTGGAGTTGCTTGTTTAAACACATCAATAATTGGTACGGATTCTTTTTCTTTTAGGCTTGCTTGTTTTTTACATGATTCGATAAATACCGGTGATTCGGTTAAGGTAACCCTAGCGATAAGACCAACAATTAACAAAATAAAACTGGCTAAAAAAGGAATGCGCCAATAGCCATTATTAATTAGCTGATCAATCGGTAAACCAATAATATAAGAAAAAACCAACAATGCTAAAATATTACCCGCAGGGCTACCCCACTGGGCAAACGATGAAAAAAAGTTTTTCAGCCCTTTTGGCGCATGTTCATTCGCCATTAATACGGCTCCGCCCCATTCACCACCAACAGCAACACCTTGTAAAATTCGTAATGCAACTAACAGTATCGGCGCAATGATTCCCGCTTCTTGATAAGACGGTAATAAACCAACGCACGTTGTCGCAATTCCCATTAACAGTAAAGTAATGATTAACGATTTTTTGCGCCCTAAGCGATCACCAATATGACCAAAAAGGATTGCACCTAAAGGACGCGATAAAAAACCGACCGCAAAGGTGGCAAATGTCCCTAAAACTTGCACAAATTGATTATCAGAAGGAAAGAAAAGTTGACCAAAAATTAATACTGATGCTAACGCATAGATATAAAAATCATACCACTCAATTGTGGTACCAATAAAAGCAGCAAAAGCGACTTTTTTAGCAGATGAATTGGGCATAAACAGACCTTGGATAAGTCAATGACTAAAGTAAGTAGGTAGTGACAAAGAAACTAACACAAAACCATCAATATCACAATTTGTTATCGGATAAGGAAGGAAAATTATCTAAAAAGGATTGCTTACTTTAGCGTTACCTGTTTAGATAAACCTCTAAGACTATTCATTTGGTATTGCGTATTAGTCTATTAATGTGAATCCCCAAATAGACCACCTCATCATCGGATATTGAGCTATGATAAGTTTGATCGATGTACTGTTTTACTTTCTCTGCAATATGCATTGCATAAGGATAAAGCGAGGATATTTGTTCATAAAGATCGTTATTATCTTCTTGTAACTGATTATTAGCATAAAATCGTTCTACAAAAAATTTAATATGGGTAATAAAACGGGTATAGTGAATTGATGAGGTATCTATTGGCACGCCAACGGAATATTTCACCAAATTCACTATTGAATTTATCATTTTGGCATATTGAAACGTATTAAGATTTTGCGTGCTGGTGGTTTGAGCGTTAATGAGATGAAATGCAATATTACTCGCTTCTTCTTCGGGAAAAGCGAGATCATATCTGGTATTGAGTAACTCAATAGCTTGCTTAGCAATATTAAACTCTTGCGGATAATAATTTTTTATTTCCCAATATAATTTATTGGGTATAAACAGACCTTGCTTAACTCGTTCAACCGCAAAGTAAATATGATCTGTCAGTGTTAAATAAATATTATTATTCAGTTTTCTGTTTAAGCTGTTTTCAGCTAATGTGATGATTTCTTTGGTTATCTGAAAAAATTGAAAAGGAACTTCTTTCGCTAAATCGGTGATATAAGCGAGCTTAACATTTTTTTCTAAAAATATTTTATCCACTCGCTCATCATCAATGGTATCACCGGGCTTTTTACCAAAACCAATGCCTTTCCCTAATACGATTTTTTCAATACCCTCTTCTTCAACTAAAACGACACTAGAGTTTAATACTTTTACCACCAAAATCATTGTTTGTTCTCCAGCTATTAGTCGTAAATAGCTTTACCATTGGTTTCAATCACTTTTTTATACCAATAAAATGACTCTTTTTTAAATCTGGCTAAAGTTCCATTACCTTCATCATCTTGATCTACGTAGATAAAACCATAACGTTTGGACATCTGCGAAGTACTGGCGCTAACTAAATCTATTGGTGCCCAACTGGTATAAGCAATTAAATCCACGCCTTCATCAATGGCTTCTTTCATTTGTTTAAAATGTTCTTTAAAGTAATCAATTCGATAATGGTCATGAACGGTGTCGCCCTCTAACTTATCAATTGCACCAATACCATTTTCGACAATCATCATTGGAATATTATAGCGGTCATAGAGTTCAATTAGTGAAATTTTTAGTCCTTTTGGATCGATTTGCCAGCCCCATTCGGTGGATTTTAAATAAGGATTTTTAACACCTATAATTGTATTACCGGGTATGCGATCAGCATCCGGATTTGTAGATTCAGCCTTTGACATATAGTAACTAAAAGATAAGAAATCGACGGTATTTTGTTTAAGTATTTCTTGATCGCCCTCTTCAAACTTAATATCAATTCCTTTTTGTTGTAAATAGGTCAATATAAGTTTTGGATATTCGCCTTTAATTTGCACATCAGTATAAAAGTAATTGTCTAACGTTTTTTGCAACGTCAATTCCACATCCTCTGGCTTACACGTCAATGGATAAGTGGTTAATTTAGTGAGCATACAGCCTATTTTACAATCTGGGATTTTTTCATGGGCGATTTTGGTAACCAGTGCACTTGCCACAAATTGATGATGTAAAGCTTGATAGATATCTTGTTCAAGCTGTCCGTCTTTACATTTATCAGGAATAATTCCAGCCGTTGTAAAAGGGTGACGATAAATACTGTCTATTTCATTAAAGGTTAACCAATATTTTACATAATCCCCAAAATGGTCAAAACAAGCTGTTGAAAAACGGACAAAATCATCAATTACTGAACGTTTTACCCAACCATTATATTTAATACTTAATGTTATCGGCATTTCATAGTGCGATAACGTAACGATTGGCTCTATTGAAAGTCGTTTCATCTCTTTAAAGACATTTTTATAAAACTCAACTCCTTTAGGATTAGGCGTAAGTTCCTCGCCAGTAGGAAACAGCCTTGTCCAAGCAATTGATAAGCGTAATGTCTTAAATCCCATTTCAGCAAAAAGCGCTAAATCTTCTTTATAACGATGATAAAAATCAATACCTCGTCGTTTAGGATAATTTTTATCAGAAAGATCGTTTATCGCAGCTATTATACCTTCACTGGTTACCGCCACATGCGCAGTATAATCTTTGACATCAACATTTGGTTTATAAGTTGCCATATCCGCAACAGAAAGTCCTTTGCCGTCAATATTCCATGCGCCTTCAATCTGATTGGCTGCAATCGCCCCGCCCCATAAAAAATTATCTGGGAATGCTAAATTTTTCATATGTTACTCTCCTTTGCTTAATATTTTCGGCTTTATTTCTAGAACAATATCATCGTTAGTTACTTGTTTGTTTTCATTAAAAGTAGAAATAGTATAGTCATCAGGATTGGTGACTAAGAAAATTACGGTAGGATCCAATTGATGATTTTTAATATTATTGATATCGAATTTAATTAAATCATCACCAATATCGACAATATCGCCAACATTAACCAGTGTCTCAAATCCATCACCATCAAGTTGTACTGTATCGATTCCTATATGGAAAAGCAGATCAGCCCCATTATTTAATTTAATACTTAGAGCATGTTTAGTATGGAAGATCATAGAGATAACTCCTTTACAGGGTGATTTTAAAATTCCCTCATTAGGAATAATACCTAAACCTTGACCAACAATTCCTGTTGAAAAAACATTATCGTTAATGTCATGTATTGGTATAGCTTTACCACTAATCGGACTTCTAATCTCTATAGCTTCATCTTTAATTGTATTTTTTGTGTTGTTAATTGAATTTTCATCATCTGCATCAATACTATCTGTGAAAAATAGCGCAGAAAGAATAAATGCGACTAAAAAGGATATTCCAAAAGTGACAAAAGCCCAGACTATGTTCATCGCATTGTCTTTATCAATATACATGGTCATACTGGCTAAACCGGGACCAACAAGAACAAATGCTTTTAGTAAAATAATGCCGGCAAAAGCCCCACCAATTAATCCAGCAGTCATCACGCTATAAAGAATTTTTTTATTTACGATTGTCACACCATATAGTGCTGGTTCGGTAATACCAAAAAGAGCCGATATTCCAGCAGATAAAGCAACCGATTTTAATTTACTATTTTTAGTTTTAATACTTACGCCAAAACAAGCGCCTGACTCCGCAATATTGTGTGCCAAAGAAGCTGGCATATATAACATTTCACATCCAGTTTTACCCATTGCATCAATGGCATAAGGAAGCATTGCTTTATGCATGCCCGCCACAACCATAAAAGGAAGTACCGCAGCTAACAATCCTGTTGTAATCCATGAAAAATGGGTATAAAAAAATATAATAAATTTAGAAAATATCACACCTGCATTGTATCCAAGAGGACCAAGTAATAGTAAAGAGACAGGTACAGTAATGACTAAACTCATCATAGGGACAAAAAAGAGACGAATAACTTTAAATGAATATTTAGTAAAAAATTTTTCAACAACAGAATAAAAAAGGATCGTTAAAATCGCAGGAAATATTTGGAATGCATAATTGATATTTTCTAAAGGTAAAAAGAAGAGTGTGCTGTCATTTTTTAGTAGTACCACCATATCAGGGAGGATTAAAGTACTTACGGCAGAAGCGGCAACTAATGGATTTACTTTTAATTTATTAGCGGTGGTAAATGCGACAAGGATGGGTAAAAAATATAAAGGTGCACTACCAATTAGTTGTAAAATTTTATAATTGGACCCATTCTCATCTATCAATCCAAGCATGGCAAACAATATTACAAAAGATTTCAACAGACCACCGCCAGCAATTGCTGGAATTAACGGTTGAAAAATAGAAACAAGAAAATCGAGTAAAATAGCACTTATTTTTTTCTTGCTATTAGGCTGATTATTAGTACTATTTACGTTAATGTTTCCGATTAATTTAATAATTTCGTTATAAACTTCAAACACATCATTACCAATAATAATTTGGCATTGAACGTTTTGCCGTACGCCTATAACACCCTCAATTTTTTCTAAAGCAGGAAGATTTATTAGATTATCATCTTTTAAGGTGAATCTTAGTCTTGTTGCACAATGTTCTAAATGCGCTATATTACTTTTGCCACCGATATTATCTAGAATGGTTACTGCTATTTTTTGATAATCCATTACTATCTCCTATTGCTCTTGTTCGTGGTAAAAAAAAAGCAAGACCTAGATAAACAGTAAAATGCAGCTATG
The sequence above is drawn from the Gilliamella apicola genome and encodes:
- a CDS encoding MFS transporter — its product is MPNSSAKKVAFAAFIGTTIEWYDFYIYALASVLIFGQLFFPSDNQFVQVLGTFATFAVGFLSRPLGAILFGHIGDRLGRKKSLIITLLLMGIATTCVGLLPSYQEAGIIAPILLVALRILQGVAVGGEWGGAVLMANEHAPKGLKNFFSSFAQWGSPAGNILALLVFSYIIGLPIDQLINNGYWRIPFLASFILLIVGLIARVTLTESPVFIESCKKQASLKEKESVPIIDVFKQATPILVLAICANVLSFSGIFSNTLMIGYTTMALGVEKKTIVDALFWIAVVHFIAQPFISYFSEKFSATRFLIVSAILAMASVFLLFPIIQSGTKISFIIGISLNVICYSGFYGVIAGYLSRIFPTRIRYTGLSMSYQGCAAIFGSLIPMIGAYIIYTYKTYWLPLALFYCGLALLSIISIYLLSKYHYYDE
- a CDS encoding PRD domain-containing protein; amino-acid sequence: MILVVKVLNSSVVLVEEEGIEKIVLGKGIGFGKKPGDTIDDERVDKIFLEKNVKLAYITDLAKEVPFQFFQITKEIITLAENSLNRKLNNNIYLTLTDHIYFAVERVKQGLFIPNKLYWEIKNYYPQEFNIAKQAIELLNTRYDLAFPEEEASNIAFHLINAQTTSTQNLNTFQYAKMINSIVNLVKYSVGVPIDTSSIHYTRFITHIKFFVERFYANNQLQEDNNDLYEQISSLYPYAMHIAEKVKQYIDQTYHSSISDDEVVYLGIHINRLIRNTK
- a CDS encoding glycoside hydrolase family 1 protein, whose protein sequence is MKNLAFPDNFLWGGAIAANQIEGAWNIDGKGLSVADMATYKPNVDVKDYTAHVAVTSEGIIAAINDLSDKNYPKRRGIDFYHRYKEDLALFAEMGFKTLRLSIAWTRLFPTGEELTPNPKGVEFYKNVFKEMKRLSIEPIVTLSHYEMPITLSIKYNGWVKRSVIDDFVRFSTACFDHFGDYVKYWLTFNEIDSIYRHPFTTAGIIPDKCKDGQLEQDIYQALHHQFVASALVTKIAHEKIPDCKIGCMLTKLTTYPLTCKPEDVELTLQKTLDNYFYTDVQIKGEYPKLILTYLQQKGIDIKFEEGDQEILKQNTVDFLSFSYYMSKAESTNPDADRIPGNTIIGVKNPYLKSTEWGWQIDPKGLKISLIELYDRYNIPMMIVENGIGAIDKLEGDTVHDHYRIDYFKEHFKQMKEAIDEGVDLIAYTSWAPIDLVSASTSQMSKRYGFIYVDQDDEGNGTLARFKKESFYWYKKVIETNGKAIYD
- a CDS encoding beta-glucoside-specific PTS transporter subunit IIABC, whose translation is MDYQKIAVTILDNIGGKSNIAHLEHCATRLRFTLKDDNLINLPALEKIEGVIGVRQNVQCQIIIGNDVFEVYNEIIKLIGNINVNSTNNQPNSKKKISAILLDFLVSIFQPLIPAIAGGGLLKSFVILFAMLGLIDENGSNYKILQLIGSAPLYFLPILVAFTTANKLKVNPLVAASAVSTLILPDMVVLLKNDSTLFFLPLENINYAFQIFPAILTILFYSVVEKFFTKYSFKVIRLFFVPMMSLVITVPVSLLLLGPLGYNAGVIFSKFIIFFYTHFSWITTGLLAAVLPFMVVAGMHKAMLPYAIDAMGKTGCEMLYMPASLAHNIAESGACFGVSIKTKNSKLKSVALSAGISALFGITEPALYGVTIVNKKILYSVMTAGLIGGAFAGIILLKAFVLVGPGLASMTMYIDKDNAMNIVWAFVTFGISFLVAFILSALFFTDSIDADDENSINNTKNTIKDEAIEIRSPISGKAIPIHDINDNVFSTGIVGQGLGIIPNEGILKSPCKGVISMIFHTKHALSIKLNNGADLLFHIGIDTVQLDGDGFETLVNVGDIVDIGDDLIKFDINNIKNHQLDPTVIFLVTNPDDYTISTFNENKQVTNDDIVLEIKPKILSKGE